The Homalodisca vitripennis isolate AUS2020 unplaced genomic scaffold, UT_GWSS_2.1 ScUCBcl_387;HRSCAF=2268, whole genome shotgun sequence genome contains a region encoding:
- the LOC124370646 gene encoding piggyBac transposable element-derived protein 3-like, with translation MSSLQLPQIRMYWDKEWRVAVVADHMSRDRFFQIRNSLKIVFDDDINEEQRKADRLWKIRPLIDRVLLGCLKQTRNQHICIDEIMIPFSGISDLKQYIPNKPNPLGIKVFVLANPTGIICDFVVYQNQTTFTQDIAGSFWQCESAVLYLTRSLVPGHVIYIDRYFNTVRLAEELLNRGIRCSGTLRKDRLPQDNDLPDDKIFKKSQSRGSATVSVRADGAIALTKWLDNKSVTMISTNESVEPMCEVKRWSKAEKRYIQVSQPSVVQSYNKNMGGVDLIDRILSYCPSRSRTKKWTVRCLLHFFDVALGNAWLQMREIKKSSGVSPKDIVQFRHFKLELGKSMIEKNSVRLDVDENGDEDQGHQEEGFLDRRKSAGPCLEKRLQGATHLPEVTKKIQKRCALPKCLKKSTVFCTQCKVYLCLVDGRNCFAKYHTK, from the coding sequence ATGTCATCCCTACAGTTGCCCCAAATACGTATGTATTGGGACAAGGAATGGAGAGTTGCTGTAGTTGCTGATCATATGTCTAGGGACAggttttttcaaataagaaattcacTAAAAATTGTCTTTGATGATGACATTAATGAAGAGCAAAGGAAAGCCGATAGGCTATGGAAAATAAGACCACTGATTGACCGTGTTTTGTTAGGATGCTTAAAACAAACCAGAAATCAACACATCTGTATAGATGAGATCATGATACCCTTCAGTGGCATAAGTGACTTAAAACAGTACATTCCCAACAAGCCCAACCCCTTAGGAATTAAGGTATTTGTTTTGGCTAATCCTACTGGGATTATATGTGACTTTGTGGTTTACCAGAATCAGACCACCTTTACTCAAGATATTGCTGGAAGCTTTTGGCAATGTGAGTCTGCCGTTCTTTATCTAACTCGGTCTTTAGTTCCTGGTCATGTCATTTACATCGAcagatattttaatactgtacgaTTAGCTGAAGAACTTCTTAATCGTGGAATTAGATGCTCAGGGACTTTAAGGAAGGATAGGCTTCCCCAGGATAATGATCTTCCTGACgacaagatttttaagaaaagcCAAAGTAGGGGTTCAGCCACTGTCAGTGTTCGCGCCGATGGTGCGATAGCATTAACAAAGTGGCTGGATAACAAATCCGTAACTATGATCTCAACTAATGAGTCCGTTGAGCCCATGTGTGAGGTTAAAAGGTGGTCAAAGGCTGAGAAGAGGTATATTCAAGTGTCCCAACCAAGTGTGGTGCAgtcatacaacaaaaatatgggAGGGGTGGATTTGATAGACAGAATACTATCTTATTGCCCTTCGAGATCTAGAACTAAAAAATGGACAGTTAGATGTTTATTGCACTTTTTTGATGTAGCCCTAGGAAATGCATGGCTTCAGATGAGGGAGATTAAGAAATCGTCAGGAGTATCTCCCAAGGACATTGTTCAATTCAGGCATTTCAAGTTGGAATTAGGTAAATCCATGATTGAGAAGAATAGTGTTCGTCTGGATGTTGATGAAAATGGGGATGAAGATCAAGGACACCAAGAAGAAGGATTTTTGGATCGTAGGAAGAGTGCGGGCCCATGTTTAGAGAAAAGACTGCAAGGCGCCACCCACTTACCGGAGGTGACAAAGAAAATCCAAAAGAGGTGTGCTCTtccaaagtgtttaaaaaaatctactgtTTTTTGTACACAGTGCAAAGTTTATCTTTGCCTTGTAGATGGAAGGAACTGTTTTGCTAAATACCACACAAAGTAA